A genomic region of Deltaproteobacteria bacterium contains the following coding sequences:
- a CDS encoding SDR family NAD(P)-dependent oxidoreductase: MNAAILGGTRGIGRALARALAERGARLCLLGRDEAELARSAADLQARGRAAAVSIVRCDLDSPAEFGPALEAAELALGGLDLVVVTAGAFGTQEQLEADPDLCRLVLDLDFTKTILFCEQARVRLLARGGGTLCVFSSVAGDRARKPVALYGAAKAGLSHYLDGLELRFGSSGLRVVTVKPGFVHTAMTEGLRAPPFAATPERVATAALRGIERGRRVVYAPPIWRGVMAAVRALPRPVLRRVSF, encoded by the coding sequence GTGAACGCGGCGATTCTCGGCGGCACGCGAGGGATCGGCCGGGCGCTCGCGCGGGCGCTCGCAGAGCGCGGCGCGCGGCTCTGCCTGCTGGGACGCGACGAAGCCGAGCTCGCGAGGAGCGCCGCGGACCTGCAAGCGCGCGGCCGCGCGGCGGCGGTCTCGATCGTGCGCTGCGATCTGGACTCGCCCGCGGAGTTCGGCCCGGCGCTCGAAGCGGCCGAGCTGGCGCTCGGCGGCCTCGATCTCGTGGTCGTGACCGCAGGGGCGTTCGGCACGCAGGAGCAGCTCGAGGCCGACCCGGATCTGTGTCGGCTCGTCTTGGACCTCGACTTCACCAAGACGATCCTGTTCTGCGAGCAGGCCCGGGTCCGACTGCTCGCGCGCGGAGGCGGCACGCTCTGCGTGTTCTCGTCGGTCGCCGGCGATCGCGCGCGAAAGCCGGTCGCCCTGTACGGCGCGGCGAAGGCGGGCCTCTCTCACTATCTGGACGGTCTCGAGCTGCGCTTTGGCTCCAGCGGGTTGCGCGTCGTCACCGTGAAGCCCGGCTTCGTGCACACCGCGATGACGGAGGGGCTCCGGGCACCGCCCTTCGCCGCCACGCCGGAGCGGGTCGCGACCGCGGCGCTGCGCGGGATCGAGCGCGGTCGGCGCGTGGTCTACGCGCCGCCGATCTGGCGCGGCGTGATGGCCGCCGTGCGGGCCCTGCCCCGCCCGGTGCTGCGGCGCGTGTCGTTCTGA
- a CDS encoding glucose-1-phosphate cytidylyltransferase — protein sequence MKVVLFCGGLGLRLRGLAENVPKPLVSIGYRPVLWHVMKYYAHYGHTDFILCLGYKADAIKQFFLEYDECISNDFVLSGGETRIELLHRDIENWRITFCDTGLTASIGQRLRAVRKHLEGEEFFFANYSDGLSDLPLDRFSQRFLESGKTGAFALVRPTHASHVVSTRENDLVSSITDLGSSGIRINGGYFMFRRDVFDYIRPGEELVHEPFQRLIDAEQLVACKHPGFWTCMDTFKDQQRLEDLFASGEAPWELWREPGSERGGRGSS from the coding sequence ATGAAGGTGGTTCTCTTCTGCGGTGGACTGGGTTTGCGGCTCCGGGGCCTGGCCGAGAACGTGCCCAAGCCGCTGGTCTCGATCGGCTATCGGCCGGTGCTCTGGCACGTGATGAAGTACTACGCCCACTACGGCCACACCGACTTCATCCTCTGCCTCGGCTACAAGGCGGATGCGATCAAGCAGTTCTTCCTCGAGTACGACGAGTGCATCTCGAACGACTTCGTCTTGTCAGGGGGCGAGACCCGGATCGAGCTCCTGCACCGCGACATCGAGAACTGGCGCATCACGTTCTGCGACACCGGACTCACCGCGTCGATCGGGCAGAGGCTGCGCGCCGTTCGCAAGCACCTGGAGGGCGAGGAGTTCTTCTTCGCCAACTACTCGGACGGCCTGTCCGATCTGCCGCTGGACCGGTTCAGCCAGCGCTTCCTCGAGAGCGGCAAGACCGGTGCGTTCGCGCTGGTGCGGCCGACACACGCCTCCCACGTGGTCTCGACGCGCGAGAACGACCTGGTCTCGAGCATCACCGACCTCGGCTCCTCGGGGATCCGGATCAACGGCGGCTACTTCATGTTCCGCCGCGACGTCTTCGACTACATCCGTCCCGGTGAGGAGCTGGTCCACGAGCCGTTCCAGCGCCTGATCGACGCGGAGCAGCTGGTCGCCTGCAAGCACCCGGGCTTCTGGACCTGCATGGACACCTTCAAGGACCAGCAGAGGCTCGAGGACCTGTTCGCCTCCGGCGAAGCTCCCTGGGAGCTGTGGCGGGAGCCGGGCTCCGAGAGAGGAGGCCGCGGGAGCTCGTGA